A single region of the Salvia splendens isolate huo1 chromosome 18, SspV2, whole genome shotgun sequence genome encodes:
- the LOC121777484 gene encoding cytochrome P450 83B1-like encodes MILLLSTTLLIILIFYIFNKTKPRALTTLPPGPPPLPLIGNLFQLGRAAEPHIYLHRLSKKYGPIIHMKLATRPLLVISSAKLAKQVLKIEDLTFCSRPNFLGQQKLSYNSSDVAFTPYNERWKEIRKMTHIHLLSNRRVQSYRSVREEEISRMITVISSSTTEKVNLSEVVLSAGIHILSRITFGKRYEEGGSGAKVFHHILHGFDALATAFFVSDYFPAFGLVDKMSGRVKRADVVCKEMDSFYQELIDEHLESKKMEEEEDMLAELMKLKNDDESSSGLTWDNIKALLMNMIVAAAETTPSAVIWTMTALIKAPKVMDKLQNEIRSLVGEKGKVEEDDLPKLPYLKAVVNESLRLYPPVPLLIPRESMETSILDGYEIQPKTMVYVNAYAAGRDPECWENPDEFFPERFLNSGIDYKGQDFGLIPFGSGRRMCPGMSMGYLTTELMVANLVYSFDWELPKGVLAQDVDTDATKGLAVCKKNPLLLVPKMVRV; translated from the exons ATGATACTTCTATTATCCACAACTCTCCTTATAATCTTGATTTTCTATATCTTCAACAAAACCAAACCTCGGGCACTAACCACTCTACCGCCTGGCCCGCCGCCGTTGCCGCTGATAGGAAACTTGTTTCAGCTGGGCAGGGCGGCAGAGCCACACATTTACCTCCACCGCCTCTCGAAGAAATACGGCCCGATCATCCACATGAAGCTAGCCACTAGACCTCTCCTAGTAATATCCTCGGCCAAATTAGCCAAACAAGTACTGAAAATCGAAGATTTGACATTTTGCAGTAGACCTAATTTTCTAGGGCAGCAAAAACTATCCTACAACAGCTCCGACGTTGCATTCACACCGTACAATGAACGTTGGAAGGAGATACGAAAGATGACACACATTCATCTATTAAGCAACAGAAGAGTTCAATCTTATCGCTCTGTTCGCGAAGAGGAGATCTCGCGCATGATCACGGTGATCTCTTCTTCAACCACCGAAAAAGTGAATTTGAGCGAGGTGGTCTTGTCCGCCGGCATCCATATTCTATCCCGGATCACTTTTGGGAAGAGGTACGAGGAGGGAGGGTCGGGGGCGAAGGTATTCCATCATATTCTTCATGGATTTGATGCGCTCGCAACGGCTTTCTTTGTGTCTGATTACTTTCCCGCGTTTGGTTTGGTGGATAAGATGAGTGGGAGAGTGAAGAGAGCTGATGTGGTGTGTAAGGAGATGGATTCGTTCTATCAAGAGCTCATCGACGAGCACCTCGAATCGAAGAAgatggaggaggaagaagatatgCTTGCTGAGTTGATGAAGCTTAAAAATGATGATGAGTCTTCTAGTGGTCTCACTTGGGATAACATCAAAGCCCTTCTAATG AATATGATCGTTGCTGCAGCAGAAACAACTCCTTCTGCAGTTATCTGGACAATGACAGCTCTAATCAAAGCACCCAAAGTTATGGACAAACTGCAAAACGAAATCAGAAGTTTGGTTGGAGAAAAGGGCAAAGTAGAAGAAGATGATTTGCCCAAACTTCCATATCTAAAAGCTGTTGTAAATGAGAGTTTGAGGTTATACCCACCAGTTCCACTTCTTATACCAAGAGAATCAATGGAGACAAGCATTCTAGATGGCTACGAAATCCAGCCGAAAACAATGGTTTATGTTAATGCATACGCTGCAGGGCGAGATCCCGAGTGCTGGGAAAATCCAGATGAGTTCTTCCCGGAGAGATTCTTGAATAGTGGAATAGACTACAAAGGGCAAGATTTCGGGCTCATACCTTTTGGGTCGGGTCGAAGAATGTGCCCAGGCATGTCGATGGGATATTTGACAACTGAGCTTATGGTTGCGAATTTGGTGTATAGTTTTGATTGGGAATTGCCTAAAGGAGTTCTTGCACAAGATGTTGATACAGATGCAACAAAAGGACTTGCAGTGTGTAAGAAAAATCCTCTTCTACTTGTGCCTAAAATGGTTAGGgtttag